ATGATTGACGCATGGCATCGCATTTCGCTTTCTCTTGAGAAGAACCTCACTCCGGGCCATTATCAGCTCTGGATCAAGCCCTTGCAGGGGTGTCTTGACAACGACACGCTGGTGCTCTGCGCGCCCAATTCCTTTGTGTGCACGTGGGTCCGCGAGCGCATGCTCGGCAAGATCAAGGATGCGGCCGCCGAGACCCTGGGTTTTATGCCGACCATAGAACTCTGCTCCGCCCAGGCCGAAGCGCCCGTGGCCGCGCCCGTCCAGCCCGCACCCGCCCGAAAGATCATGACCCGCCAGATGGGCCTGCCCATGGCTCACGCCCTGCCTACGCAGACCGTGCAGAATTGGCGGCATCAGTTCGATGATTTCATCGTCGGGCCCTGCAACAATCTCGCCTATGTCGCATCCCGCAGCTTTTGCCAGGACGTGCAAGGCTCGGATCAACTTTTTCTTTGCTCCGCACCGGGCCTGGGCAAGACCCATCTGGCCCAGGCCATAGGCAGCGAGATCGCCCGGCAGACCAACCGGCAGCACCTGCGGGTCTGCTATCTGAGCGGGGAGGAATTCTCCTCGCAGTTGGTCATGGCCATCAAGGCCAAGGCCGTGGAGCAGTTCAAGGCCCGCTTCAGGTCCAACGTGGATTTGCTTCTGCTCGAAGACGTGCATTTTTTTCAGGGCAAGGAGAAAATGCAGGATGAGCTTTTGAATACTTTGAAATCGTTGCAGAATCAGGGGCGCCGGGTGGTCATGACCAGCACGTTTCTGCCCCGGGAGCTGTCCGACATCGACTCTAACCTGCTGTCCCGCTTCGCGCAGGGGTTCATGGCCGTCATCGACAAGCCCGACTTTCAGACCCGCATGGGCAT
This DNA window, taken from Desulfomicrobium sp. ZS1, encodes the following:
- the dnaA gene encoding chromosomal replication initiator protein DnaA; its protein translation is MIDAWHRISLSLEKNLTPGHYQLWIKPLQGCLDNDTLVLCAPNSFVCTWVRERMLGKIKDAAAETLGFMPTIELCSAQAEAPVAAPVQPAPARKIMTRQMGLPMAHALPTQTVQNWRHQFDDFIVGPCNNLAYVASRSFCQDVQGSDQLFLCSAPGLGKTHLAQAIGSEIARQTNRQHLRVCYLSGEEFSSQLVMAIKAKAVEQFKARFRSNVDLLLLEDVHFFQGKEKMQDELLNTLKSLQNQGRRVVMTSTFLPRELSDIDSNLLSRFAQGFMAVIDKPDFQTRMGIIQAKVQASQVSMPGSVAELLAGRIKTDVRQLESCLKNIILKAKLLNMDITMDLAWEILQNYNLDSASIDLDKIISFVCQAYGFGFDDLRSKSRKRDRVIARNTAFYLARKHTELSLMDIGRRFNRKHSTVIKGIASVEQEVTRKTSLGNQLARTINQLQA